The nucleotide sequence GAAGACGACTTTCTTGGAGGCGCAGCCGGACTCCCCCTCCTCAGCATGGCCGCTTGGGGCTGtctgcctcctctcctcctcctcctcttcttcctcgtcCTTTTCCAGGATAGAGATTTCGTCCTCCGCAGGCCCCCGCCGGGGGTAGTTGCCTCTCCGGGTCCCCCCGACGGTCATGGCGCCCGCAGGTGGCCCCGCGGAGAATGCGCAGGCGGCGCTGGGGAAGAGCCTGAGGCACCTTTGCTGCCTTCCCTCAGCCGAGCGCGCAGGAGGAGATCCGCGCGCCGGGCCGGCGGGAGAGAAGTAACAGGTGGCGCTCAAGGGACACTTTCGCCTAGGCGGCGCCAGCGCCAAGGCCGC is from Podarcis raffonei isolate rPodRaf1 chromosome 3, rPodRaf1.pri, whole genome shotgun sequence and encodes:
- the C3H1orf115 gene encoding required for drug-induced death protein 1 isoform X2: MLDFLDQLPSLGKRTLPARCPFVGTQGGQAAALALAPPRRKCPLSATCYFSPAGPARGSPPARSAEGRQQRCLRLFPSAACAFSAGPPAGAMTVGGTRRGNYPRRGPAEDEISILEKDEEEEEEEERRQTAPSGHAEEGESGCASKKVVFAVLPDRYEPLGGAEDEQQPKAERKSKKRRRKLKKYGKDEKENLQSTRCGNY
- the C3H1orf115 gene encoding required for drug-induced death protein 1 isoform X1, whose protein sequence is MLDFLDQLPSLGKRTLPARCPFVGTQGGQAAALALAPPRRKCPLSATCYFSPAGPARGSPPARSAEGRQQRCLRLFPSAACAFSAGPPAGAMTVGGTRRGNYPRRGPAEDEISILEKDEEEEEEEERRQTAPSGHAEEGESGCASKKVVFAVLPDRYEPLGGAEDEQQPKAERKSKKRRRKLKKYGKNVGKALQKGCRYLVLGLQGLANAYSSPLGVAVSIATAFR